One part of the Cystobacter ferrugineus genome encodes these proteins:
- a CDS encoding trypsin-like serine peptidase, whose translation MFKRRYLGLAAVGLLAACGAPPEVDESLSSDTLASTESTVIVGSVDWKSSTALTGTQATRANAVGYLSIPAVGSRCTAWLVSDDVLITNNHCIGSATQAKGAKASFNYIDGVASGSRIYYDCSTFIKTWSNLDMTALRCAALNGQKPGQVYGKLTVSSTNAATNASVYVIHQNCDYYSSSGCAPTKKFSPGTIMNANYSSTDASYNADTLGGSSGSPVLSTSTNQVIALHHYGFGGNSSGRGTHNSGVRATLIKSALAEIGL comes from the coding sequence ATGTTCAAGCGTCGGTATCTCGGTCTCGCGGCGGTGGGTCTGTTGGCGGCGTGCGGTGCTCCGCCGGAAGTAGATGAAAGCCTTTCCTCGGACACGCTGGCCTCCACCGAGTCCACGGTCATCGTGGGCAGCGTGGATTGGAAGAGCTCCACGGCGCTGACCGGGACGCAGGCCACCCGGGCCAACGCGGTGGGCTATCTCTCCATCCCCGCGGTGGGCTCGCGCTGCACGGCGTGGCTGGTGTCGGATGACGTGCTCATCACCAACAACCACTGCATCGGCAGCGCCACCCAGGCCAAGGGCGCCAAGGCGTCCTTCAACTATATCGACGGCGTCGCCTCCGGCTCGCGCATCTATTACGACTGCTCCACCTTCATCAAGACGTGGAGCAACCTGGACATGACGGCGCTGCGCTGCGCCGCGCTCAATGGCCAGAAGCCGGGACAGGTGTATGGCAAGCTGACCGTCTCCAGCACCAACGCGGCCACCAACGCCAGCGTCTACGTCATCCACCAGAACTGCGACTACTACAGCTCGTCCGGCTGCGCCCCGACGAAGAAGTTCTCCCCGGGCACCATCATGAACGCCAACTACAGCTCCACGGACGCGTCGTACAACGCGGACACGCTGGGTGGCTCCTCGGGCTCGCCGGTGCTCTCCACCTCCACCAACCAGGTCATCGCGCTGCACCACTACGGCTTCGGTGGCAACTCGTCCGGCCGCGGCACGCACAACAGCGGCGTGCGCGCCACGCTCATCAAGTCCGCGCTGGCCGAGATCGGTCTGTGA
- the asnS gene encoding asparagine--tRNA ligase, which yields MQVVSVKKALDGSVAPDTKVEVRGWVRTRRDSKAGISFVNVSDGSTFDPIQVVAPNTLSNYEADVLRLTAGCSVVCRGTLVKSQGKGQSFEVQADEVRVLGFVDDPDTYPIQPKQHSLEFLREVAHLRPRTNTFGAITRVRHTAAQAIHRFFHEEGFFWVNTPIITASDAEGAGQMFRVSTLDTVNPPRTDTGKIDWSKDFFGKEAYLTVSGQLNVEAYCLALSKVYTFGPTFRAENSNTTRHLAEFWMIEPEIAFADLNDDANLAERFLKYVFQAVLTECAPDMKFFEERQQKGVTERLEKFIQSSFERIDYTDAIEILKKAKKKFEYAPEWGKDLQTEHERYLAEEHVGRPVVVMNYPEQIKAFYMRMNDDGKTVAAMDVLAPGIGEIIGGSQREERLDRLDERMKKFGLHPEGYQWFRDLRRYGSVPHAGFGLGFERLIVYMCGLQNIRDAIPYPRVPGWAQF from the coding sequence ATGCAGGTGGTCAGTGTGAAGAAGGCGCTGGATGGCTCGGTGGCGCCGGACACGAAGGTCGAGGTGCGGGGCTGGGTGCGCACCCGCCGGGATTCGAAGGCGGGCATCAGCTTCGTCAACGTGAGCGACGGCTCTACCTTCGATCCCATCCAGGTGGTGGCGCCCAACACGCTGTCCAATTACGAGGCGGACGTGCTCCGGCTCACCGCGGGCTGCTCCGTCGTCTGCCGCGGCACGCTCGTGAAGAGCCAGGGCAAGGGTCAGTCCTTCGAGGTGCAGGCCGATGAGGTGCGGGTGCTCGGCTTCGTGGACGATCCGGACACCTATCCCATCCAGCCCAAGCAGCACTCGCTGGAGTTCCTCCGGGAAGTGGCCCACCTGCGTCCGCGCACCAACACGTTCGGTGCCATCACCCGCGTGCGCCACACGGCGGCCCAGGCCATCCACCGCTTCTTCCACGAGGAGGGCTTCTTCTGGGTGAACACCCCCATCATCACCGCGAGTGACGCCGAGGGCGCCGGACAGATGTTCCGCGTGTCCACGCTCGACACGGTGAATCCTCCGCGCACGGACACGGGGAAGATCGACTGGAGCAAGGACTTCTTCGGCAAGGAGGCCTACCTCACGGTGTCCGGCCAGCTCAACGTGGAGGCGTACTGCCTGGCGCTGTCCAAGGTGTACACGTTCGGCCCCACGTTCCGCGCGGAGAACTCCAACACCACCCGGCACCTGGCCGAGTTCTGGATGATCGAGCCGGAGATCGCCTTCGCGGACCTCAACGACGACGCGAACCTGGCCGAGCGCTTCCTCAAGTATGTCTTCCAGGCGGTGCTCACCGAGTGCGCCCCGGACATGAAGTTCTTCGAGGAGCGCCAGCAGAAGGGCGTCACCGAGCGCCTGGAGAAGTTCATCCAGTCGAGCTTCGAGCGCATCGACTACACGGATGCGATTGAAATCCTCAAGAAGGCCAAGAAGAAGTTCGAGTACGCGCCCGAGTGGGGCAAGGACTTGCAGACCGAGCACGAGCGCTACCTCGCCGAGGAGCACGTGGGCCGGCCCGTGGTGGTGATGAACTACCCGGAGCAGATCAAGGCCTTCTACATGCGCATGAACGACGACGGGAAGACCGTGGCGGCCATGGACGTGCTGGCCCCGGGCATCGGCGAGATCATCGGCGGCAGCCAGCGCGAGGAGCGCCTGGACCGGCTGGATGAGCGCATGAAGAAGTTCGGCCTGCACCCCGAGGGCTACCAGTGGTTCCGCGATCTGCGGCGCTACGGCTCGGTGCCGCACGCGGGCTTCGGGCTCGGGTTCGAGCGGCTCATCGTCTACATGTGCGGCTTGCAGAACATCCGCGACGCCATTCCCTATCCGCGCGTGCCGGGCTGGGCGCAGTTCTGA
- a CDS encoding 1,4-dihydroxy-2-naphthoyl-CoA synthase, whose amino-acid sequence MTVSALFNPARWREVDGFKFEDITYHRAVDQGTVRIAFNRPEVRNAFRPKTVDELYTALEHARTSTDVGCVLITGNGPSPKDGGWAFCSGGDQRIRGKDGYKYEGDQAGKPDPGRLGRLHILEVQRLIRFMPKVVIAVVPGWAVGGGHSLHVVCDLTLASREHAIFKQTDPDVASFDSGYGSALLARQVGQKKAREIFFLGLNYTADQAAAMGMVNASVPHAQLEEVALEWAALINSKSPTAMRMLKYGFNLPDDGLVGQQLFAGEATRLAYGTEEAQEGRDAFLEKRDQDYKRFPWHY is encoded by the coding sequence ATGACCGTTTCCGCCCTCTTCAACCCCGCGCGTTGGCGCGAGGTCGACGGCTTCAAGTTCGAGGACATCACCTACCACCGCGCCGTGGATCAGGGCACGGTGCGCATCGCCTTCAATCGTCCCGAGGTGCGCAATGCCTTCCGGCCCAAGACGGTGGACGAGCTGTACACGGCGCTCGAGCACGCGCGCACGAGCACCGACGTGGGCTGCGTGCTGATCACGGGCAATGGCCCCTCGCCCAAGGACGGCGGCTGGGCGTTCTGCTCGGGCGGAGATCAGCGCATCCGCGGCAAGGACGGCTACAAGTACGAGGGCGATCAGGCGGGCAAGCCGGATCCGGGCCGGCTCGGCCGGCTGCACATCCTCGAGGTGCAGCGGCTCATCCGCTTCATGCCCAAGGTCGTCATCGCCGTGGTGCCCGGCTGGGCGGTGGGCGGCGGACACAGCCTGCACGTGGTGTGTGACTTGACGCTCGCCAGCCGCGAGCACGCCATCTTCAAGCAGACGGATCCCGACGTGGCGAGCTTCGACAGTGGCTACGGCTCGGCGCTGCTCGCGCGGCAGGTGGGCCAGAAGAAGGCGCGGGAGATCTTCTTCCTCGGGCTCAACTACACGGCGGATCAGGCCGCCGCCATGGGCATGGTGAACGCGTCGGTGCCCCACGCCCAACTGGAGGAGGTGGCCCTGGAGTGGGCGGCCCTCATCAACTCCAAGAGCCCCACGGCGATGCGCATGCTCAAGTATGGCTTCAACCTGCCGGACGACGGCCTCGTGGGCCAGCAGCTCTTCGCGGGCGAGGCCACGCGGCTCGCCTACGGCACCGAGGAGGCCCAGGAGGGCCGTGACGCCTTCCTGGAGAAGCGCGACCAGGACTACAAGCGCTTTCCCTGGCATTACTGA
- a CDS encoding radical SAM protein, whose protein sequence is MPVPAVLPPALAALPVRRKVPPPEQLRAHALEGSLWPVALPVTFTPFASARPCSARCVFCSETLRPHGSGRLSASLRPGPRYQEGLARALAALQGLPLGISLSGLESTDAPEWLLGVLDVLEAHERHPEGHVEEKVLYSNAAGLCAETSGEVLLPRLARYGLTRVEISRHHPDASRNDGIMRFRPGQPVARQEVFEEAVRAARGHVPVRLVCIVQRTGVATPADVVDYLRWAVERLGVTDVVFREFSRLHGLYQPNATWRTIERDRVPIESLLEPLLPDGPGSDFEPVDVTQGYYYWNARLRWRGQCAVTFEASDYQDMKARHHSGVIHKFVFHANGNLCADWDPEREVLLRTA, encoded by the coding sequence ATGCCCGTGCCCGCCGTCCTCCCGCCCGCCCTCGCCGCACTGCCCGTGCGCCGCAAGGTGCCGCCCCCCGAGCAGCTCCGGGCGCACGCGCTCGAGGGCAGCCTCTGGCCCGTGGCGCTCCCGGTGACGTTCACCCCCTTCGCCTCGGCCCGGCCGTGCTCGGCCCGCTGTGTCTTCTGCTCGGAGACGCTGCGGCCCCATGGCTCCGGGCGGCTGTCGGCGTCCCTGCGGCCGGGCCCTCGCTACCAGGAGGGGCTCGCCCGGGCGCTCGCCGCTCTCCAGGGCCTGCCCCTGGGCATCTCCCTCTCCGGGCTCGAGTCCACGGACGCGCCGGAGTGGTTGCTGGGGGTGCTCGACGTGTTGGAGGCCCACGAGCGCCACCCCGAGGGGCACGTGGAGGAAAAGGTCCTCTATTCCAACGCGGCCGGGTTGTGCGCGGAGACGTCGGGCGAGGTGTTGCTGCCCCGGCTGGCGCGCTACGGCCTGACGCGCGTGGAGATCTCCCGGCACCACCCCGACGCCTCGCGCAACGACGGCATCATGCGCTTCCGCCCGGGCCAGCCCGTGGCACGGCAGGAGGTGTTCGAGGAGGCGGTGCGCGCGGCGCGCGGCCATGTGCCCGTGCGGCTCGTGTGCATCGTGCAGCGCACGGGCGTGGCCACGCCCGCGGACGTGGTGGACTACCTGCGCTGGGCGGTGGAGCGGCTGGGCGTGACGGACGTGGTGTTCCGCGAGTTCTCCCGGCTGCACGGGCTCTACCAGCCCAACGCCACCTGGCGCACCATCGAGCGCGACCGGGTGCCCATCGAGTCCCTGCTCGAGCCGCTGCTGCCGGACGGGCCCGGCTCGGACTTCGAGCCGGTGGACGTCACGCAGGGCTACTACTACTGGAACGCGCGCCTGCGCTGGCGCGGCCAGTGCGCGGTGACGTTCGAGGCCTCGGACTACCAGGACATGAAGGCCCGGCACCACTCGGGCGTCATCCACAAGTTCGTCTTCCACGCCAATGGCAACCTCTGCGCGGACTGGGACCCGGAGCGCGAGGTGCTGCTGCGCACCGCATGA
- the tmk gene encoding dTMP kinase, producing MPDARRRGLLIVLEGLDGAGTTTQVERLAAALKAEGHSVLTTREPSDGPVGVLIRQALTGRVVLPGGAGPLAPETLALLYAADRTDHLRARVLPALEAGQVVLSDRSVLSSLAYQGASLPMEWVEAINSHAIPADLTLFVQVSIEVAARRRAVRGGPEELFDAEEKQRRISQQYEAAIALRGAREQVVRIDGDASVEAVTAACLARVRELLAREPGRAPVR from the coding sequence GTGCCCGACGCCCGCCGACGCGGCCTGCTCATCGTCCTGGAAGGGCTCGACGGCGCGGGCACCACCACCCAGGTGGAGCGGCTGGCCGCGGCCCTCAAGGCCGAGGGCCATTCCGTCCTCACCACGCGCGAGCCCTCGGATGGGCCGGTGGGTGTTCTCATCCGTCAGGCCCTCACGGGCCGGGTGGTGCTCCCCGGAGGCGCGGGGCCCCTGGCTCCCGAAACGCTCGCGTTGCTCTACGCCGCGGACCGGACGGATCACCTGCGCGCCCGGGTGCTGCCCGCGTTGGAGGCGGGGCAGGTGGTGCTCAGTGACAGGTCCGTGCTCTCGTCGCTCGCCTACCAGGGCGCGTCGCTGCCCATGGAGTGGGTGGAGGCCATCAACTCGCACGCCATCCCCGCGGACCTGACGCTCTTCGTGCAGGTGTCCATCGAGGTGGCGGCGCGGCGCCGGGCGGTTCGCGGCGGGCCGGAGGAGCTCTTCGACGCGGAGGAGAAGCAGCGCCGCATCTCCCAGCAGTACGAGGCCGCCATCGCGCTGCGGGGCGCGCGCGAGCAGGTGGTGCGCATCGACGGGGATGCCTCCGTGGAGGCGGTGACCGCGGCGTGCCTGGCGCGCGTGCGGGAGCTGCTCGCGCGCGAGCCCGGGCGGGCGCCGGTACGCTAG
- a CDS encoding amino acid permease, producing MRSLFQRKQIADPSEAPSGGLRRVLGTGDLVMLSIGAVIGAGIFSTLGTAAAGEVMPDGEVIRHGAGPALTLSFLLLGVVCALAALCYAELASMIPQAGSAYAYSYATLGEIIAWIIGWDLILEYAVGNVAVAIAWAGYLNSLLSPWVQIPGWLTHGYYNVQASSDPAIRALLDTAPRVFDIPVLVNLPAFLIILVITWLLVIGVTESTRVNNIMVAVKLVVLAIFVGVGVMHIDMANYTPFAPNGFTGIHQAAAIVFFAYIGFDAISTAAEETKDPQRTMPRGILLGLGVCTIIYVIVGAVATGLIPYQQLKAADPLAHAFEVAGLTKFSWIIALGAVVSMSAVILVFQYGQPRIFYAMARDGLLPPWAARIHPKYRTPHITTIVTGVLVALGALVADDAATYDLTNIGTLSAFLLVCLGVPVLRLKDPSRHRPFKVPFVWPVSLAGAAACLFVMKGLPVHAWERFGIWLAIGLVIYFAYGYRHSVLRHGRPPVELEGPGTPPPAA from the coding sequence ATGCGTTCTCTCTTCCAGCGCAAGCAGATCGCCGACCCCTCCGAGGCGCCCTCCGGAGGTCTCAGGCGCGTGCTCGGCACGGGCGACCTCGTCATGCTCTCCATCGGGGCGGTCATCGGCGCGGGCATCTTCTCCACGCTCGGCACCGCGGCGGCGGGCGAGGTGATGCCGGACGGAGAGGTCATCCGCCATGGCGCCGGGCCCGCGCTCACCCTGTCCTTCCTGCTGCTCGGCGTGGTGTGTGCCCTCGCGGCGCTGTGCTACGCGGAGCTCGCGTCGATGATTCCCCAGGCCGGCAGCGCCTACGCCTACTCCTACGCGACGCTGGGAGAGATCATCGCGTGGATCATCGGGTGGGATCTGATCCTCGAGTACGCGGTGGGCAACGTGGCGGTGGCGATCGCCTGGGCGGGCTACCTCAACTCGCTCCTCTCGCCCTGGGTGCAAATTCCCGGCTGGTTGACGCACGGCTACTACAACGTGCAGGCGAGCTCCGATCCCGCCATCCGGGCCCTGTTGGACACCGCGCCCCGGGTGTTCGACATCCCGGTGCTGGTGAACCTGCCCGCCTTCCTCATCATCCTGGTCATCACCTGGCTGCTGGTCATCGGGGTGACGGAGAGCACCCGGGTCAACAACATCATGGTGGCGGTGAAGCTGGTGGTGCTCGCCATCTTCGTGGGCGTGGGCGTGATGCACATCGACATGGCCAACTACACGCCCTTCGCGCCCAATGGCTTCACCGGCATCCACCAGGCGGCGGCCATCGTCTTCTTCGCCTACATCGGCTTCGACGCCATCTCCACGGCGGCCGAGGAGACGAAGGATCCCCAGCGCACCATGCCCCGCGGCATCCTCCTGGGCCTGGGCGTGTGCACCATCATCTACGTCATCGTGGGCGCCGTGGCCACGGGCCTCATCCCCTACCAGCAGCTCAAGGCCGCGGATCCCCTGGCCCATGCCTTCGAGGTGGCGGGACTGACGAAGTTCAGCTGGATCATCGCCCTGGGCGCCGTGGTGTCCATGTCCGCGGTGATCCTCGTCTTCCAGTACGGCCAGCCGCGCATCTTCTACGCCATGGCGCGCGATGGGCTCCTGCCTCCGTGGGCCGCCCGGATACACCCCAAGTACCGCACCCCCCACATCACCACGATCGTCACGGGCGTGCTGGTGGCGCTCGGCGCGCTGGTGGCCGATGACGCCGCTACCTACGATCTGACGAACATCGGCACCCTGTCCGCCTTCCTGCTGGTGTGCCTGGGCGTGCCCGTGCTGCGCCTGAAGGATCCCTCGCGGCACCGGCCCTTCAAGGTGCCCTTCGTGTGGCCGGTGTCGCTCGCGGGCGCCGCCGCCTGCCTCTTCGTGATGAAGGGCCTGCCCGTGCACGCCTGGGAGCGCTTCGGCATCTGGCTCGCCATCGGGCTCGTCATCTACTTCGCCTATGGCTACCGCCACTCCGTGCTCCGGCATGGCCGGCCCCCCGTGGAGCTGGAGGGCCCGGGCACTCCGCCCCCCGCGGCCTAG
- a CDS encoding competence/damage-inducible protein A produces MVSSGAAAVIIGNEVLTAKVVDANGPHLIQRLREVGVSLRSLEIVPDEVDAIVDAVARARLRARYVFTSGGIGPTHDDVTVRAVALAMGRQVVRLPEMVELIRQKSWERGLEHVLPETLRLADAPEGAVLLPMPSGGFPVLTVEDVFLLPGVPQLFRSQLEVVLSRLSGSPVYLRVLYLGVGESAVAGVLDRVALDMPHVSIGSYPMFDPALDYQVKVTVESGERDSVEEALARLQAGLPTGSVLRTG; encoded by the coding sequence ATGGTTTCCTCGGGCGCTGCGGCGGTCATCATCGGCAACGAAGTCCTCACGGCGAAGGTGGTGGATGCCAACGGTCCCCACCTCATCCAGCGGCTGCGCGAGGTGGGCGTTTCCCTGCGCTCGCTGGAGATCGTCCCCGACGAAGTGGACGCCATCGTGGACGCGGTGGCCCGGGCTCGCTTGAGGGCCCGGTACGTCTTCACCAGCGGTGGGATTGGCCCCACACACGACGACGTGACGGTGCGCGCGGTGGCGCTGGCCATGGGCCGCCAGGTGGTGCGGCTGCCCGAGATGGTGGAGCTCATTCGCCAGAAGAGCTGGGAGCGCGGCCTGGAGCACGTGCTGCCCGAGACGTTGCGGCTGGCGGACGCCCCCGAGGGCGCGGTGCTCCTCCCGATGCCGAGCGGCGGGTTCCCGGTGCTCACGGTGGAGGACGTGTTCCTCCTGCCCGGCGTGCCGCAGCTCTTCCGCTCGCAGCTCGAGGTGGTGCTCTCGCGGCTCAGTGGCTCGCCCGTGTACCTGCGCGTGTTGTACCTGGGCGTGGGCGAGAGCGCGGTGGCGGGTGTGTTGGATCGTGTGGCATTGGACATGCCCCATGTGTCCATTGGCTCGTACCCGATGTTCGATCCTGCACTGGATTATCAGGTGAAGGTGACGGTGGAGAGTGGGGAGCGTGACTCGGTGGAGGAGGCCCTCGCCCGGCTCCAAGCCGGTCTTCCCACGGGCTCGGTTCTGCGCACCGGGTAG
- a CDS encoding methyltransferase yields the protein MDSTRWRSESDEPAPSRLSPVDDRLTADAALRRVRRGEHLLYTGDFHNAKQLVGAMARRLPDPPKARTPLEAFRAERRARQLEHETLSRIVVALDRDYRLQVKRAPDVAEACRQVWGEPEADTTLVSLKTLLGMLGAAEWRRKGLEVPGLTGRLHPHYGVYLPTRTDYVELFLSVTDVKGKRVFDVGTGTGVLSFLLLQRGAASVTATDCDSRAVACARENAERLGLSKRFEVLEADLFPPGKADLVVSNPPWIPEPPKNRVDRAVFDEDNRFLLGFLDGLAEHLNPGGEGLLVLSDLAVLLGLRAPEWLDEQLARRGLRVKWKRSTPARHSKAKDRSDPLHAARSREITTLYGLVPGT from the coding sequence ATGGATTCCACGCGCTGGCGTTCAGAAAGCGACGAACCCGCCCCCTCGCGGCTCTCTCCCGTGGATGACCGCCTCACCGCGGACGCGGCCTTGCGGCGGGTACGGCGGGGAGAGCACCTGCTGTACACGGGGGACTTCCACAACGCGAAGCAGCTCGTGGGCGCCATGGCCCGCCGCCTCCCCGACCCGCCCAAGGCGCGCACCCCCCTGGAGGCCTTCCGCGCCGAGCGCCGGGCACGGCAGCTCGAACACGAGACCCTGTCGCGCATCGTGGTGGCGCTCGACCGCGACTACCGGCTCCAGGTCAAACGCGCGCCCGACGTCGCCGAGGCGTGCCGCCAGGTGTGGGGCGAGCCCGAGGCCGACACGACACTCGTCTCCCTGAAGACGCTGCTGGGCATGCTCGGAGCCGCGGAGTGGCGGCGCAAGGGGCTGGAGGTGCCAGGGCTCACGGGCCGGCTGCATCCCCACTACGGCGTCTACCTGCCCACGCGCACCGACTACGTGGAGCTGTTCCTGTCCGTCACCGACGTGAAGGGCAAGCGGGTGTTCGACGTGGGCACGGGCACCGGGGTGCTGTCCTTCCTGCTGCTGCAGCGTGGCGCGGCCTCGGTGACCGCGACCGATTGCGATTCACGCGCCGTGGCATGCGCCCGGGAGAACGCCGAGCGGCTCGGCCTGTCCAAGCGCTTCGAGGTGCTCGAGGCGGACCTCTTCCCGCCCGGCAAGGCGGACCTCGTCGTGAGCAACCCCCCGTGGATTCCCGAGCCCCCGAAGAACCGGGTGGACCGGGCGGTGTTCGACGAGGACAACCGCTTCCTCCTGGGCTTTCTCGACGGGCTGGCCGAGCACCTGAATCCCGGCGGCGAGGGGCTGCTGGTGCTCTCGGATCTCGCGGTGCTGCTGGGCCTGCGCGCCCCGGAATGGCTCGACGAGCAGCTCGCGCGGCGGGGGCTGCGCGTGAAGTGGAAGCGCTCCACCCCGGCGCGCCACTCCAAGGCGAAGGACCGGAGCGATCCGCTCCACGCGGCGCGCTCGCGTGAGATCACCACGCTGTATGGGCTGGTGCCCGGAACCTAG
- the thrC gene encoding threonine synthase, translating into MSTSDFQAAYACSEGCGYRASLLEVVYRCPKCDGLLEVAHDVEALRSVSAEEWKRRFAQRFGASRLPYASGVWGKHEWVYPQLPAGDIVSLGEGRVPLKPLPRMAAELGLASLDLKECGVSPTGSFKDWGMTVLVSAVKHMRARGVPIRAVACASTGDTSAALSAYCAAAGIPSVVFLPRNKVSLSQLVQPVANGARVLSLDTDFDGCMKLVQQVTRDAGLYLANSMNSLRIEGQKVVAIELCQDLDWEPPDWVVIPGGNLGNASALGKGFELMLALGVISKRPRIAVAQAQRANPLVRSFRGGFAELVPMQAERTLASAIQIGNPVSFRRAVRILKAFNGVVEEATESELANAAARADREGSFTCPHTGVALGALEKLVAQGVIARGSRVAVVSTAHGLKFPDFKVGYHQGSLADVTSRLSNPPIELPANLDAVRGALSDF; encoded by the coding sequence ATGAGCACGTCTGATTTTCAAGCCGCGTATGCGTGCAGCGAGGGGTGTGGCTATCGCGCCTCGCTGCTCGAGGTCGTCTACCGCTGCCCGAAGTGTGACGGCTTGCTCGAGGTGGCGCACGACGTGGAGGCGCTGCGCTCGGTGTCCGCGGAGGAGTGGAAGCGGCGCTTCGCGCAGCGCTTCGGGGCCTCGCGGCTGCCGTACGCCTCGGGCGTCTGGGGCAAGCACGAGTGGGTGTATCCCCAGCTTCCCGCGGGTGACATCGTCTCGCTCGGAGAGGGGCGGGTGCCGCTCAAGCCGCTGCCGCGCATGGCGGCGGAGCTGGGGCTGGCGAGCCTGGATCTGAAGGAGTGCGGCGTGTCGCCGACGGGCAGCTTCAAGGACTGGGGCATGACGGTCCTGGTGTCCGCGGTGAAGCACATGCGTGCCCGGGGCGTGCCCATCCGCGCGGTGGCGTGCGCGTCCACGGGCGACACCTCGGCGGCGCTGTCGGCCTACTGCGCCGCGGCGGGCATCCCCTCGGTGGTGTTCCTGCCCAGGAACAAGGTGTCCTTGTCGCAGCTCGTGCAGCCGGTGGCCAACGGGGCGCGGGTGTTGTCGCTCGACACGGACTTCGACGGCTGCATGAAGCTGGTGCAGCAGGTGACGCGCGACGCGGGCCTGTACCTGGCCAACTCCATGAACTCGCTGCGCATCGAGGGCCAGAAGGTGGTGGCCATCGAGCTGTGCCAGGACCTGGACTGGGAGCCGCCGGACTGGGTGGTGATCCCGGGCGGCAACCTGGGCAACGCGAGCGCCCTGGGCAAGGGCTTCGAGCTGATGCTCGCGCTGGGGGTCATCTCCAAGCGGCCGAGGATCGCCGTGGCGCAGGCCCAGCGCGCCAACCCGCTCGTGCGCTCCTTCCGGGGCGGCTTCGCGGAGCTGGTGCCCATGCAGGCCGAGCGCACGCTCGCCTCGGCCATCCAGATTGGCAACCCCGTGTCCTTCCGGCGCGCGGTGCGCATCCTCAAGGCCTTCAACGGCGTGGTGGAAGAGGCGACCGAGTCCGAGCTGGCCAACGCGGCGGCCCGGGCGGACCGCGAGGGCTCCTTCACCTGCCCTCACACGGGCGTGGCGCTCGGCGCGTTGGAGAAGCTCGTGGCGCAGGGAGTCATTGCCCGGGGCTCGCGCGTGGCCGTGGTGTCCACGGCGCATGGCTTGAAGTTCCCGGACTTCAAGGTGGGCTACCACCAGGGCTCCCTGGCGGACGTGACGAGCCGGTTGTCCAACCCGCCCATCGAGCTGCCCGCGAACCTCGACGCCGTCCGCGGTGCCCTGTCCGATTTCTAG
- a CDS encoding cyclic nucleotide-binding domain-containing protein, whose protein sequence is MSEPLDPPSSGPDEALSDYAVLARRWVQQGWLMRAIALCKIILRLEPDHTPTRRLLSELDARRLDPFSIPAGPAVPMPSNLERDLPVGASERKPASASLLARLGRWEFQTMLESLELRDFQAGEILVEEGTPGDSLFAIVEGSVEVLRTLKSGRRRTVALLGEGDFFGEMSLLSHVPRVASVRAFERTAVLELKRERLERIAQRHPSVEEVLRGYQRERLLDNVLRANALFRLLSSAQLEALSHEFQLRAMPAGSVLLQQGQPVDSLYLLLQGQCQVMHQHPEHGEQVLRTLEEGDMFGEIALLLGFHATATVRANTPCMLLRLDHGVCEQHLLEQPEVRDALSRLGTERLLHTASFLWDPMSATPVRRS, encoded by the coding sequence ATGTCCGAACCACTCGACCCACCGTCCTCAGGGCCGGATGAGGCCCTCTCGGACTACGCCGTGCTGGCGCGGCGCTGGGTCCAACAGGGCTGGCTGATGCGCGCCATCGCCCTGTGCAAGATCATCCTCCGGCTCGAGCCGGATCACACGCCGACGCGCCGGCTGCTGTCGGAGCTCGATGCCCGGCGCCTGGATCCCTTCTCCATTCCCGCGGGCCCCGCCGTGCCGATGCCCTCCAACCTGGAGCGGGATCTGCCCGTGGGCGCCTCCGAGCGCAAGCCGGCCTCCGCCTCCCTGCTGGCCCGGCTCGGCCGGTGGGAGTTCCAGACGATGCTCGAGTCCCTGGAGCTGAGGGACTTCCAGGCCGGGGAGATACTCGTGGAGGAGGGCACCCCGGGGGACTCGTTGTTCGCCATCGTGGAGGGGAGCGTGGAGGTGTTGCGCACCCTGAAGTCGGGCCGGCGGCGCACCGTGGCCCTGCTGGGCGAGGGGGACTTCTTCGGAGAGATGTCGCTCTTGTCCCACGTGCCGCGGGTGGCGAGTGTCAGGGCCTTCGAGCGCACGGCGGTACTGGAACTCAAGCGCGAGCGGCTGGAGCGGATCGCCCAGCGCCATCCGTCCGTGGAGGAGGTGCTGCGCGGCTACCAGCGCGAGCGCCTGCTCGACAACGTGCTGCGCGCCAACGCCCTCTTCCGGCTGCTGTCGAGCGCGCAGTTGGAGGCCCTGTCCCACGAGTTCCAGCTCCGGGCCATGCCCGCGGGCTCGGTCCTGTTGCAGCAGGGGCAGCCCGTGGACTCGCTGTACCTGCTGCTTCAGGGCCAGTGTCAGGTGATGCACCAGCACCCGGAGCACGGCGAGCAGGTGCTGCGCACGCTGGAGGAGGGGGACATGTTCGGGGAGATCGCCCTGCTGCTCGGTTTTCACGCCACCGCCACCGTCCGCGCCAACACGCCCTGCATGCTGCTGCGGTTGGATCATGGCGTCTGCGAGCAGCACCTGCTCGAGCAGCCCGAGGTGCGCGATGCGCTCTCGCGCCTGGGCACGGAGCGCCTGCTGCACACCGCCAGCTTCTTGTGGGATCCGATGTCGGCCACGCCCGTGCGGCGCTCCTGA